A genomic stretch from Candidatus Ancaeobacter aquaticus includes:
- a CDS encoding carbohydrate binding domain-containing protein produces MNKTPDASELKLLEVDDSAMTSSEPDYEFVQTTKVFETPREPMREDSEVKKKSKASFNDEELIIIDKQSKDVAETIKTKLPQEAEKTPEKIISALKPAAASVDMAVKDRTANILVADFNAGNKPNKLGGDFGSWDKDPNDKTQYCNMSFDDKVARGGKGYSLSLDYKVDSPNPAYNGIWMKLNGLDASKFTNLVFYIKGNPGKKFTDRFKIELKNKNEVGKCMVTGITSDWQKITIPLKDIKDITDLSSLTEFVIVFDDINATEKTGSINIDDICFE; encoded by the coding sequence ATGAATAAGACACCTGATGCTTCTGAGTTAAAGTTATTGGAAGTTGATGATTCAGCCATGACTTCCAGTGAGCCGGACTACGAGTTTGTTCAAACAACCAAGGTTTTTGAAACACCCCGTGAGCCGATGCGTGAGGACTCTGAGGTAAAGAAAAAATCAAAGGCATCTTTTAATGATGAAGAGCTCATTATTATTGATAAACAGTCAAAAGATGTAGCAGAAACTATTAAAACGAAGTTGCCACAGGAAGCTGAGAAAACTCCCGAAAAAATTATTAGTGCACTGAAGCCAGCAGCAGCTTCTGTAGATATGGCTGTTAAAGATCGAACAGCTAATATATTAGTTGCGGATTTTAACGCGGGAAATAAACCAAATAAGCTTGGTGGAGACTTTGGCTCATGGGACAAGGATCCAAATGATAAGACTCAGTATTGCAACATGTCTTTTGATGATAAGGTCGCCCGTGGTGGTAAAGGATACTCGTTATCTTTAGATTATAAAGTTGATAGTCCTAATCCTGCTTATAATGGTATATGGATGAAGCTAAACGGTCTGGACGCTTCAAAATTCACTAATCTAGTATTTTATATTAAAGGTAATCCTGGGAAGAAATTCACGGATCGCTTTAAAATTGAGCTCAAAAACAAGAATGAAGTCGGTAAATGTATGGTAACAGGGATAACGAGTGATTGGCAGAAGATTACAATACCGTTAAAAGATATTAAAGATATAACCGATCTGTCATCATTAACTGAATTTGTTATTGTATTTGATGATATCAATGCTACAGAGAAGACCGGATCAATTAATATTGATGATATATGTTTTGAGTAA
- a CDS encoding Fic family protein, with protein sequence MKSLQKEFIENILLPADLISKIRKIGEYKGREDLYIDKIPYKSKQKLMQGIIVQNACGQYGIKIPYRRVQKIVSTDHPVPHTKNEKIVTGYKDLITFIYKNSKEIKLTENTILELHSMLFHYVPNISSGTWRSRDQKSKDLYIKVVANNEIPFYIKKLVGLYIVCEQMGVYDSLLLIPLFILDFIIIQPFKYGNDKISRLLMLLLLYQSHYNVVRYSEIETIMNKLSDKWKSTIMATSKNWIDGHHDVIPWLNMFYDTLISIYSEFEYRVAHFDGKGSKTDLIKAHIRQISEPFSMNDLQKRSPHITRDMIRKVVRELRDEKKIQSTGIGRNAKWIKV encoded by the coding sequence ATGAAATCACTACAAAAAGAATTTATAGAAAATATTTTATTGCCTGCCGATCTTATTTCTAAAATAAGAAAAATAGGGGAGTATAAAGGCAGGGAAGATCTTTATATAGATAAAATCCCGTACAAATCAAAACAAAAACTCATGCAAGGTATCATTGTCCAAAATGCATGCGGTCAATATGGCATAAAAATACCATATCGTAGGGTTCAAAAGATTGTATCTACCGATCATCCTGTTCCTCATACAAAAAATGAAAAAATAGTTACCGGATATAAAGATCTCATTACGTTTATTTATAAAAATAGTAAGGAGATTAAACTGACTGAAAATACTATTCTGGAATTGCATTCAATGTTATTTCACTATGTCCCCAATATTAGTTCTGGTACATGGCGTTCAAGAGATCAGAAAAGTAAAGACCTATATATTAAAGTGGTGGCAAATAATGAGATACCGTTTTACATTAAAAAGCTTGTAGGGTTATATATCGTTTGTGAGCAGATGGGTGTATATGATTCATTGTTACTCATTCCTCTGTTTATTCTGGATTTCATTATTATACAACCATTTAAATATGGAAATGACAAGATCTCACGGTTGCTAATGTTGCTTCTATTGTATCAATCTCACTATAATGTGGTGCGGTATTCGGAAATTGAAACAATAATGAATAAATTATCGGATAAATGGAAGTCGACAATTATGGCGACCTCTAAAAATTGGATAGACGGACATCATGACGTCATTCCTTGGCTCAATATGTTTTATGATACATTAATTTCAATTTATTCTGAATTTGAATATCGTGTCGCGCATTTTGATGGTAAAGGTTCAAAAACTGATCTCATTAAAGCTCATATTCGGCAGATATCAGAACCCTTCTCAATGAATGATCTTCAAAAAAGATCTCCTCATATTACCCGGGATATGATTAGGAAGGTTGTCCGCGAATTGCGTGATGAAAAAAAGATTCAATCAACGGGTATCGGCAGAAATGCTAAATGGATTAAAGTTTGA
- a CDS encoding glycine zipper domain-containing protein codes for MKRVASIIIIAMMIPALAGCNAMEGTLLGGGLGAGTGALVGSMSGNAGAGTAIGAGAGALTGLIVGAALEQQQKRSQAMAANQGMQPTGVVKALSAQPVGQVIVACPHCGQHIDVSGFKPGSRVKCPVCGTVFTFD; via the coding sequence ATGAAAAGAGTAGCTTCAATCATTATAATTGCAATGATGATACCTGCTTTAGCTGGATGTAATGCTATGGAAGGAACGTTACTCGGTGGTGGACTCGGTGCCGGAACTGGTGCTCTTGTTGGTAGTATGAGTGGTAATGCGGGTGCAGGTACAGCAATAGGCGCAGGTGCAGGTGCTTTAACAGGACTTATTGTTGGCGCTGCATTAGAGCAGCAGCAAAAGAGATCACAAGCAATGGCAGCAAATCAAGGAATGCAGCCCACAGGTGTTGTCAAGGCGTTGTCAGCTCAGCCAGTTGGACAAGTTATTGTAGCCTGTCCACACTGCGGCCAGCATATTGATGTTTCAGGTTTTAAGCCCGGCTCACGAGTGAAATGTCCTGTATGTGGTACAGTGTTTACTTTTGATTGA
- a CDS encoding glycoside hydrolase family 57 protein, with translation MSDIYVNFLWHMHQPVYKDPLSSKYLMPWVRLHAIKGYYDMVHVLKEFPHIHQTFNLVPSLLMQIEDYVCGNALDDCLICSRKVADDLTDEDKNFLLTNFFMANWDTMIKPYPRYWELLSKRGFREYEADKDVIVKSFSTNDYRDLQVYFNLTWFGYKAREDFPFVQEMIDKGKDYTEKEKNRLLDIQIEVMKTIIPVYKSYQDKGQIEITVSPFYHPILPLVIDTDIAKRSMPHAPLPERFRAPDDALKHIQKSVDYYNRLFGKKPNGMWPSEGSVCPELIPLLDECGIKWIATDEEVLMNSIQTKNKGLALYKPYIAEHKGKNVAIVFRDHGLSDLIGFVYSKAKPEEAADDLISHITRISDYLNKNEQGTSHIVNVILDGENPWEYYPDGGKKFLTTLYEKITNNNHIHCVTVSEYLVQHPPKEIIKNLFSGSWICSNYDIWIGSKEENTGWEYIKRTREFLVEHSGKNKIPEDKLALAWNEIYAAEGSDWFWWYGDDFSTDNDELFDELFRLHLSNVYTVLDVPVPEYLNIPVITADAITIKNEPIGFIKPKIDGRITDYYEWQEAGLYNVKKPGGTMHKAESYIAALYYGFSKENLYFRLDPVRKDDLQDMHTMSVHVHFMKPSEYDIVFSYGNKKEQEKSFSLMRSEDGVTFDMVKKYETIAAENIIELAIPFKELQFNSGEEVNFFVQLKRKDLEVERYPKHGFISYRIPDDNYEAEMWSV, from the coding sequence GTGAGCGATATTTATGTAAATTTTCTCTGGCATATGCATCAGCCAGTGTATAAGGATCCGCTCTCATCAAAGTATCTCATGCCATGGGTAAGACTCCATGCGATAAAGGGGTACTATGATATGGTACACGTCTTAAAAGAATTTCCCCATATTCATCAAACATTTAATCTTGTCCCATCTCTTTTAATGCAGATTGAAGATTATGTGTGTGGTAATGCCCTTGACGATTGTCTTATATGTTCCCGAAAAGTAGCCGATGATTTAACAGATGAAGATAAAAACTTTTTGTTAACTAATTTTTTTATGGCAAATTGGGATACCATGATTAAGCCATATCCACGTTATTGGGAGCTGTTGTCAAAGAGGGGGTTCCGCGAATATGAAGCGGATAAAGATGTTATTGTTAAATCATTTTCTACAAACGATTACAGAGACCTGCAAGTATATTTTAATCTAACGTGGTTTGGCTATAAAGCGCGGGAAGATTTTCCATTTGTTCAGGAAATGATTGATAAAGGCAAGGACTATACTGAAAAGGAAAAGAATAGACTATTAGATATTCAGATAGAGGTGATGAAAACAATAATCCCTGTATATAAAAGTTATCAGGATAAGGGTCAAATCGAAATTACGGTGAGTCCTTTTTACCATCCTATTTTGCCATTGGTTATTGATACAGATATAGCAAAACGTTCAATGCCACATGCTCCACTTCCAGAACGCTTTAGAGCTCCTGACGATGCATTAAAACATATACAGAAAAGTGTCGATTATTACAATAGGCTATTTGGGAAAAAACCAAATGGTATGTGGCCAAGTGAAGGGTCTGTCTGCCCCGAATTAATCCCTCTTCTAGATGAATGTGGTATCAAGTGGATTGCAACAGACGAAGAAGTTCTCATGAACTCAATTCAAACGAAAAATAAAGGTCTAGCACTATATAAACCATATATAGCAGAACACAAAGGTAAAAATGTTGCCATAGTTTTTAGGGACCATGGACTGAGTGATCTTATTGGATTTGTTTATTCTAAAGCTAAGCCAGAAGAAGCGGCTGATGATTTGATTTCTCATATTACGAGAATATCGGATTACCTTAATAAGAATGAGCAGGGAACATCTCACATTGTTAATGTTATACTTGATGGTGAGAATCCTTGGGAATATTATCCGGATGGCGGAAAAAAATTCCTTACAACATTATATGAAAAAATAACCAATAATAATCATATTCATTGTGTTACCGTTTCAGAATATCTTGTACAGCATCCGCCAAAAGAAATTATTAAAAATCTTTTTAGTGGATCGTGGATATGCAGCAATTATGATATATGGATCGGGTCAAAAGAAGAGAATACCGGCTGGGAGTACATCAAAAGAACAAGGGAATTCCTTGTAGAGCATTCAGGCAAAAATAAAATACCTGAGGATAAATTAGCACTTGCGTGGAATGAGATATATGCCGCTGAGGGGAGTGACTGGTTTTGGTGGTATGGTGACGATTTTTCAACTGATAACGATGAATTATTCGATGAGCTATTCAGGTTGCACCTTAGTAATGTTTATACCGTGCTTGATGTTCCTGTGCCTGAATATTTAAATATTCCTGTAATAACCGCTGACGCTATAACGATTAAGAATGAGCCTATAGGTTTTATAAAACCAAAGATCGATGGCAGGATTACAGATTACTATGAATGGCAAGAAGCGGGATTATATAATGTAAAGAAACCCGGGGGAACCATGCATAAAGCTGAGAGCTACATTGCAGCTCTGTATTACGGGTTTTCAAAAGAAAATCTTTATTTTAGGCTTGATCCGGTAAGAAAAGATGATTTGCAAGATATGCACACAATGTCAGTGCATGTGCATTTTATGAAACCATCAGAATATGACATTGTATTTTCATATGGTAATAAGAAAGAGCAAGAAAAATCATTCTCTCTCATGCGGAGTGAGGATGGAGTCACTTTTGATATGGTTAAAAAATATGAGACTATTGCAGCCGAGAATATTATTGAGTTAGCTATTCCGTTTAAAGAGTTGCAGTTTAATTCGGGGGAAGAAGTGAATTTTTTTGTGCAGTTAAAAAGAAAAGATCTTGAAGTTGAACGATACCCAAAACACGGGTTTATTTCCTATAGAATACCTGATGATAATTATGAAGCTGAGATGTGGAGTGTATAG
- the galT gene encoding galactose-1-phosphate uridylyltransferase, whose product MEKIRSRICSNLYYKQIDIKRSYSMPELRKDPVLGRWVIISTQRGKRPSDFNVEPTITDAKGCPFCEGNEDKTSSELFAFRDKNTEPNTPGWDVRVVPNKFPVLRVEGELEKHGVGMYDEMNGIGAHEVIIETPKHSEKMKSLKTDHLVKVLDTYRIRTLDLMNDTRFRYILIFKNEGFTAGATLSHSHSQLIATPVTPKRVKEELDGAKEYFNYKDRCVFCDMIREEQQQKSRVVFENDHFIAYCPYASRFPFELSILPKRHHPDYHNIQPHEIVSLAEMLKTVLLKLSKALNRPQYNFILHTAPVRRPRSGYWTTIDHDFHWHIELMPRLTKVAGFEWGTGFYINPTVPEEAAKFLQETTA is encoded by the coding sequence ATGGAAAAAATCCGCTCAAGAATATGTTCAAATTTATACTATAAACAAATAGATATTAAAAGGAGTTATTCTATGCCTGAACTAAGAAAAGATCCTGTACTCGGTAGGTGGGTTATAATTTCTACCCAACGAGGAAAAAGACCGAGTGATTTTAATGTTGAACCAACAATTACTGATGCTAAAGGATGTCCGTTTTGCGAAGGTAATGAAGATAAAACATCTTCTGAATTGTTTGCATTTCGCGATAAAAATACAGAGCCAAATACTCCAGGCTGGGATGTTCGTGTAGTACCAAACAAATTTCCTGTATTGCGTGTGGAAGGTGAGCTTGAAAAACATGGCGTGGGAATGTACGATGAAATGAATGGTATTGGCGCTCATGAAGTTATTATTGAAACCCCAAAGCATAGTGAAAAAATGAAATCTCTGAAAACTGATCATTTAGTAAAGGTGCTTGATACCTATAGAATTAGAACACTCGATCTTATGAATGACACCCGGTTTCGATATATACTGATTTTTAAAAATGAAGGATTTACAGCTGGGGCAACGTTGTCACATTCACATTCACAACTTATTGCAACACCTGTTACCCCAAAGCGAGTTAAAGAAGAACTTGATGGTGCAAAAGAATATTTCAACTATAAAGATCGGTGTGTTTTTTGCGATATGATACGTGAAGAGCAACAGCAAAAAAGCAGAGTTGTTTTTGAGAACGACCACTTTATAGCATACTGTCCCTACGCATCACGATTTCCTTTCGAATTATCTATTCTTCCAAAGCGGCATCATCCTGATTATCACAATATACAGCCGCACGAAATAGTTTCACTTGCCGAGATGTTAAAGACAGTACTTTTGAAATTATCAAAAGCACTCAACAGGCCTCAATATAACTTCATTCTTCACACCGCACCTGTGAGGCGGCCGCGATCAGGATATTGGACGACAATAGACCATGATTTTCATTGGCACATCGAACTCATGCCGCGGTTAACTAAGGTTGCGGGTTTTGAATGGGGAACAGGTTTTTATATTAATCCGACAGTACCCGAAGAAGCTGCAAAATTCCTTCAGGAGACAACCGCGTGA
- the glgA gene encoding glycogen synthase GlgA: MSKKLNILFAASEVAPFAKTGGLADVAGALPLELEKLGHDVCVVLPYYKMIKNGSYKIENTGKTISVKISDKDIYADIYTTKIGKNVTVYLVGNDSYYDRDELYRTKEGDYADNAERFIFFSKAIIELAQKVEFKPDIMHLNDWQTGLVPILLKYLEKDNLFYKGVRTIFTIHNLAYQGLFWHLDMHLTNLPWDAFTSKEIEYYGKINLLKAGIVGADIVTTVSKKYCEEIQTPEYGCGLEGVLKNRKKDLYGILNGVDYNEWSPEKDRYIAKNYSLDKYADKFVCRQDLLSEYKLSLDSKVPVIGVISRLADQKGFDLIEESIDEIITMGYAFILLGTGEQKYHDLFTGIAKKYPKMAGIEIGFNNALAHKIEAGCDFFLMPSRFEPCGLNQIYSLKYGTIPVVRATGGLDDTICDFNPSSPKGNGFKFDGYTSKGLLNKLKDAMKVFKDKTKWNTVVENAMKCDFSWKKSAQEYVQIYTINK; this comes from the coding sequence ATGTCTAAAAAGTTAAACATATTATTTGCTGCAAGTGAGGTTGCGCCTTTTGCAAAAACAGGAGGCCTTGCTGATGTCGCGGGTGCATTACCATTGGAATTGGAAAAACTAGGACATGATGTATGTGTAGTGCTGCCATACTATAAAATGATAAAAAATGGTTCATATAAGATAGAAAATACCGGAAAAACAATCAGTGTTAAAATATCCGATAAAGATATATATGCCGACATATATACAACGAAAATTGGAAAAAATGTAACAGTATATCTTGTGGGGAACGATTCATATTATGATAGGGACGAATTATATAGAACGAAAGAGGGTGATTATGCAGACAATGCTGAACGATTCATCTTCTTTTCAAAAGCGATTATTGAACTCGCACAAAAAGTCGAATTTAAACCTGATATTATGCATTTAAATGATTGGCAGACAGGACTTGTTCCTATACTTTTAAAGTATCTGGAGAAAGATAATTTATTTTATAAAGGTGTAAGAACAATATTTACCATACATAATCTTGCGTATCAGGGTTTGTTTTGGCATCTTGATATGCATTTAACAAATCTTCCTTGGGATGCCTTTACCTCAAAAGAAATAGAATATTATGGTAAAATAAATTTATTGAAAGCAGGTATTGTTGGGGCTGATATCGTAACAACGGTAAGTAAAAAATATTGTGAAGAAATTCAGACACCTGAATATGGGTGTGGTCTTGAGGGTGTATTAAAAAACCGTAAAAAAGATTTATATGGGATACTTAATGGTGTTGATTATAATGAGTGGAGCCCTGAAAAAGATCGTTATATTGCTAAAAATTATAGTTTAGATAAATATGCGGATAAATTTGTCTGTCGGCAGGATTTGCTGTCAGAATATAAATTATCACTTGATTCAAAAGTGCCGGTAATCGGTGTTATATCACGATTAGCTGACCAAAAAGGATTTGACTTGATTGAGGAATCAATAGATGAAATTATCACGATGGGATATGCATTTATTCTGCTTGGAACAGGTGAACAAAAATATCATGATCTTTTTACCGGTATTGCAAAAAAATATCCTAAGATGGCCGGAATAGAGATAGGGTTTAATAATGCATTGGCACATAAGATAGAAGCCGGTTGTGATTTTTTTCTCATGCCATCGCGTTTTGAACCGTGTGGGTTAAATCAGATTTACAGTTTGAAGTATGGAACTATACCCGTTGTAAGAGCTACCGGCGGGTTAGATGATACAATATGTGATTTTAATCCATCAAGCCCAAAAGGCAATGGATTTAAGTTTGATGGATATACGTCTAAGGGTCTTCTCAATAAGTTGAAAGACGCAATGAAGGTGTTTAAGGACAAAACGAAATGGAATACAGTCGTTGAAAATGCTATGAAGTGTGATTTTTCATGGAAAAAATCCGCTCAAGAATATGTTCAAATTTATACTATAAACAAATAG
- a CDS encoding phospholipase D-like domain-containing protein gives MLCTPRLERSSDSRNNGLNKKNNEVKRMLEKAGVLVYNDPLNITTHSKLIIIDNYITVIGSTNWSYSALMKNNESSVIISSSEVAEHYEEYFDMIRDNQE, from the coding sequence TTGCTTTGCACCCCCCGATTAGAGAGAAGTAGCGACTCGCGTAATAATGGGCTAAATAAAAAGAATAACGAAGTTAAAAGGATGCTTGAGAAAGCGGGGGTTTTAGTGTACAATGACCCGCTTAATATTACGACACATAGCAAACTGATAATTATTGATAACTATATAACGGTAATAGGTAGTACAAACTGGAGCTATTCAGCACTAATGAAAAATAATGAGTCTTCAGTGATAATTAGTTCAAGTGAAGTTGCTGAGCATTATGAAGAATATTTTGATATGATTAGAGATAATCAGGAGTGA
- a CDS encoding sugar ABC transporter substrate-binding protein, with translation MIYSRTKIFLSVLILIFVSIICINGCTSKSPHAKNVKVIRVGCWGTPDELKIIQDAIDNWQKDHPTIFVKIQHTNYSDYISKILTRIAGGTPPDVIFTEVDMFANFYDKNAFMDLTPFIDNDKDFDIDGFFPEVVARFTKKGKIYCIPRDTAPFACVFYNKDLFDLEKVEYPNDDWNWYDLLHKAKKLTKVENGRTVQYGFYTWAWQNFIYSNGGSLVDNIDNPTKCTLDDPKSLAGLRFNVELINKYKVSPSQTALANLGTQVVQMFMAGKIAMFASGIWEVPMLRKITTFDWDVAMFPMGPTGIRGFGTGGSGYSILKTCKNPAAAWEVVKALSGSYGQIRFADAGLAQPANMKIAEGPHWALSPKLPKNKKMLNEAVQYVTYNPFNPNWRMATDLYINPELDLVFSGKETPKEAMKKIIPKINKILKKR, from the coding sequence ATGATATATAGCCGCACAAAGATTTTTCTATCTGTACTCATCCTTATATTTGTATCCATTATATGCATTAATGGATGCACTTCAAAATCTCCACATGCAAAAAATGTTAAGGTTATACGTGTTGGGTGCTGGGGGACACCGGATGAGTTAAAAATAATTCAAGATGCTATTGATAACTGGCAGAAAGACCATCCAACTATATTCGTAAAAATTCAACATACGAATTACTCAGACTACATCAGTAAGATTCTTACGCGTATCGCTGGGGGGACGCCTCCAGATGTTATTTTTACAGAAGTGGATATGTTTGCTAATTTCTATGACAAAAATGCTTTTATGGACCTTACGCCATTTATTGATAACGACAAAGATTTTGACATAGATGGTTTCTTCCCAGAAGTTGTTGCACGCTTTACTAAAAAAGGAAAAATATATTGTATTCCACGCGATACCGCTCCTTTTGCTTGTGTTTTTTATAATAAGGATTTGTTTGATCTTGAAAAGGTAGAGTATCCTAATGATGACTGGAATTGGTATGACCTTCTTCATAAAGCAAAGAAACTCACTAAAGTAGAAAATGGGAGGACAGTGCAGTACGGCTTCTATACGTGGGCCTGGCAAAATTTTATTTATTCTAACGGAGGGAGTTTAGTCGATAACATAGATAATCCAACTAAATGTACGTTAGATGATCCAAAATCGCTTGCGGGTTTGCGTTTTAATGTGGAGTTAATAAATAAATATAAGGTATCCCCATCACAAACAGCATTGGCAAATCTTGGGACGCAAGTTGTTCAGATGTTCATGGCCGGGAAGATTGCTATGTTTGCATCAGGGATATGGGAAGTGCCTATGCTGCGTAAAATAACAACATTTGATTGGGATGTTGCTATGTTTCCAATGGGGCCAACGGGAATAAGAGGTTTTGGCACCGGAGGATCAGGGTATTCTATCTTAAAAACATGCAAAAACCCTGCTGCTGCGTGGGAAGTAGTCAAAGCATTGAGCGGTAGTTATGGACAGATCCGTTTTGCTGATGCAGGTTTAGCGCAACCGGCAAACATGAAAATAGCGGAAGGGCCACATTGGGCCCTCAGTCCAAAATTGCCTAAAAACAAAAAGATGCTTAATGAGGCTGTACAGTATGTGACATATAATCCGTTTAATCCAAATTGGAGAATGGCAACTGATCTTTATATAAATCCCGAGTTGGATCTGGTCTTTAGCGGTAAAGAGACACCCAAAGAAGCAATGAAAAAAATTATACCGAAGATTAATAAAATATTGAAAAAGAGATAG